In a single window of the Streptomyces sp. CGMCC 4.7035 genome:
- a CDS encoding aromatic ring-hydroxylating dioxygenase subunit alpha, translating into MPHITTFARNKWYVAAYSHEVGRELLGRTILGEPLVFYRTEEDGRPVALHDRCVHRRYPLSESPTRLDGDRIVCGYHGFTYDTTGTCVYVPGQKRVPRTARVASYPLVEQDSLVWVWIGDPALADPLTIPRAKHLDSPGWVTVRGMEPIDADYGLLVDNLLDLSHETYLHGGYIGTPEVAETPITTEVDEGAGIVRVSRHMDDAECPPFYARSTGIEGRITRWQDIEYHAPCLYLLHSRIAPVGVLPEADGSDPNGFHTEITYAITPSADGKVYDFWAVSRDWAAEDDEVTEFLRGNNHTVVMQDVTALNLLHKTLGTERQGYQELSINIDTGGLAARRILARLVEQGDKPVEQVR; encoded by the coding sequence ATGCCGCACATCACCACTTTCGCCAGGAACAAGTGGTACGTCGCCGCCTACAGCCATGAGGTGGGGCGCGAGTTGCTCGGCCGTACGATCCTCGGTGAGCCGCTCGTCTTCTACCGCACCGAGGAGGACGGCAGGCCCGTCGCCCTCCACGACCGCTGCGTGCACCGCCGCTACCCGCTGTCCGAGAGCCCGACCCGCCTCGACGGCGACCGGATCGTGTGCGGCTACCACGGTTTCACCTACGACACGACCGGTACGTGCGTGTACGTGCCCGGACAGAAACGCGTTCCGCGCACCGCGCGCGTCGCCTCCTACCCCCTCGTCGAGCAGGACTCCCTGGTGTGGGTGTGGATCGGCGACCCGGCACTCGCCGACCCGCTGACCATCCCGCGCGCGAAGCACCTCGACTCCCCGGGCTGGGTCACCGTCCGGGGCATGGAGCCGATCGACGCCGACTACGGTCTGCTGGTCGACAACCTGCTCGACCTCTCCCACGAGACGTATCTGCACGGGGGCTACATCGGCACCCCCGAGGTCGCCGAGACGCCGATCACGACCGAGGTCGACGAGGGTGCGGGCATCGTGCGGGTGAGCCGGCACATGGACGACGCCGAGTGCCCGCCGTTCTACGCCCGTTCGACGGGCATCGAGGGCCGGATCACGCGCTGGCAGGACATCGAATACCACGCGCCGTGTCTGTATCTGCTGCACAGCCGGATCGCGCCGGTCGGCGTGCTGCCCGAGGCGGACGGCAGCGACCCGAACGGATTCCACACCGAGATCACGTACGCCATCACGCCGTCCGCCGACGGCAAGGTGTACGACTTCTGGGCCGTCTCGCGCGACTGGGCGGCGGAGGACGACGAGGTCACCGAGTTCCTGCGGGGGAACAACCACACGGTGGTCATGCAGGACGTCACCGCGCTCAACCTGCTCCACAAGACGCTCGGCACCGAGCGTCAGGGCTACCAGGAGCTGAGCATCAACATCGACACCGGCGGCCTCGCCGCCCGCCGTATCCTCGCCCGGCTGGTCGAGCAGGGCGACAAGCCCGTGGAGCAGGTCCGGTGA
- a CDS encoding YnfA family protein, translating into MLVARSIALFVVAALFEIGGAWLVWQGAREHRGWLWIGAGVIALGLYGFVATFQPDAHFGRILAAYGGIFVAGSIAWGMVADGYRPDRFDVIGALVCLAGMAVIMYAPRGN; encoded by the coding sequence GTGCTCGTCGCCCGTTCCATCGCCCTGTTCGTCGTCGCCGCCCTGTTCGAGATCGGAGGGGCGTGGCTGGTCTGGCAGGGCGCCCGCGAACACCGAGGCTGGCTGTGGATCGGGGCTGGCGTCATCGCGCTCGGCCTGTACGGCTTCGTCGCCACGTTCCAGCCCGACGCGCACTTCGGACGCATCCTCGCCGCCTACGGCGGCATCTTCGTCGCCGGTTCCATCGCCTGGGGCATGGTCGCCGACGGCTACCGCCCCGACCGCTTCGACGTTATCGGCGCGCTGGTGTGCCTCGCCGGGATGGCG